From Pseudomonas sp. StFLB209, a single genomic window includes:
- a CDS encoding nicotinamidase, which translates to MNRSFSTTASFDVDAQKGFTPLCPAELPVAGGDQIASDLNFIATLASVRVGSKDAHSPNAPWVVSGHEQMLQPTGLAHADLTWVSHCVPGTEGFDLLDELPAPYDYDYFVWKGVEPDFHPYGALYHDLHGKLSTGVAQYLDSRGIKQVIVGGLALDFCVKTTALQLVAAGFKVIIHLPACRAISEAGAAQAIHEMQQAGIAIGTTREQTARLASE; encoded by the coding sequence ATGAACCGCTCCTTCAGCACTACCGCTTCTTTCGATGTTGACGCCCAGAAGGGCTTCACGCCGCTTTGCCCCGCTGAACTACCGGTAGCCGGTGGTGATCAGATCGCCAGCGATCTGAACTTCATCGCAACCCTGGCCAGCGTGCGGGTCGGCAGCAAGGATGCACACAGCCCCAACGCCCCTTGGGTGGTTAGCGGCCATGAGCAGATGCTGCAACCCACGGGGCTTGCGCATGCCGACCTGACTTGGGTCAGCCACTGCGTACCGGGCACTGAAGGTTTTGACTTGCTCGACGAACTGCCCGCGCCCTATGACTACGACTACTTCGTCTGGAAGGGCGTGGAGCCGGACTTTCACCCGTACGGCGCGCTGTACCACGACCTGCACGGCAAACTGTCCACCGGGGTGGCGCAGTACCTGGACAGCCGGGGGATCAAACAAGTGATTGTCGGTGGCCTGGCTCTGGACTTCTGCGTCAAGACCACCGCGCTGCAACTGGTCGCTGCCGGCTTCAAGGTGATCATTCACCTGCCGGCCTGCCGCGCTATCAGTGAGGCGGGTGCTGCGCAAGCGATCCACGAGATGCAACAAGCGGGCATTGCCATCGGCACCACCCGGGAACAGACCGCCAGACTGGCCAGCGAATAA